A section of the Malus sylvestris chromosome 17, drMalSylv7.2, whole genome shotgun sequence genome encodes:
- the LOC126612173 gene encoding cytochrome b6-f complex iron-sulfur subunit, chloroplastic-like, which produces MASSTLSPATTSQLCSSKSAMFSSAQGFAVKGKRTQMMGKGKGMRVTCQAASISADRVPDMEKRKLMNLLLLGAISLPSGFMLVPYATFFAPPGSGSGSGGQVAKDALGNDVIAAEWLKTHGPGDRTLTQGLKGDPTYLVVEKDKTLATYGINAVCTHLGCVVPFNKAENKFICPCHGSQYNDQGRVVRGPAPLSLALAHADIDDGKVLFVPWVETDFRTGEDPWWS; this is translated from the exons ATGGCTTCCTCTACTCTTTCTCCTGCTACCACTTCCCAG CTATGCTCCAGCAAGAGTGCAATGTTTTCATCGGCGCAGGGCTTTGCCGTGAAGGGCAAGAGGACACAGATGATGGGAAAGGGGAAGGGAATGAGAGTCACGTGCCAGGCAGCCAGTATTTCTGCTGATAGAGTGCCAGACATGGAGAAGAGGAAGCTTATGAATCTGCTTCTTCTGGGTGCTATCTCACTTCCCAGTGGCTTCATGCTGGTTCCTTATGCCACTTTCTTTGCTCCACCTGG CTCCGGTTCCGGCTCTGGTGGTCAAGTTGCTAAGGATGCTCTGGGAAACGACGTGATTGCAGCTGAATGGCTTAAGACTCATGGCCCTGGTGACAGGACCCTCACACAAGGATTGAAG GGTGATCCTACATACCTTGTTGTGGAGAAAGATAAAACTCTTGCCACGTACGGAATCAATGCCGTCTGCACTCACCTTGGCTGTGTCGTGCCATTTAACAAGGCGGAGAACAAGTTCATATGCCCCTGCCATGGATCCCAGTACAATGACCAAGGAAGGGTTGTCAGAGGACCTGCTCCTTTG TCTCTGGCGTTGGCTCATGCCGATATTGATGATGGGAAGGTGCTGTTTGTTCCATGGGTTGAAACCGACTTCAGAACCGGCGAAGATCCATGGTGGTCTTAA